ATTATAACTGACTTAAAACTTTAGGAATCATAAATGATATTCTAGACCTCGAAATAGACCTCGTAAATTTGTActgcaaattattttctttaagcTGCTTTTCATCTTACTCGTCCAATATACTGGTTTAGTATAAAACGGATATATAGTGAGACCGATAGTACTAGTAACTATAATATGCACATACGATTTTGAAATGCATATCTAATTGTTTGTAAATGTACCATTATGCATAATCAAATACCTATatcacaaatatttcaaaaatttattgctCTTAAATTATAATCAGGCATTTCaatgttatattttgttgcatgagATATAATCCATGGTTCGATTCACGATTCACAATTAACTTTTTCTATGGACGATTGATTTATAACTATACAGTATAGCTAACCTGTAGCTCAAAAGATGACATGCTTCTGGTTTGATTGAAGATTTGAATTTGCGGAAGAATTTGCTGAAATGAAAACGATTTAGTTAAAAGTCATTACTTTCAAAACGTTTGGCAATACGGTTGACATCATTCTCCAAGGGTGTATATTTTCCATCCTTCTCTGCAAAATTACTTCATGTTACTGGGCTATGAAACTTGTCAATGTTGGGCATAAACTGGTAtctgttgtttattttgttaatgGTCTCATTTCAACCCAGTTTATGAATACTATAACGTCGGAATGCATTAAAGCGATGGGTTAGTCACTCATAGGCTatatcagcgtggtccaactgcaggcccgcgggccaaagttggcccgcgagcaccgattttttggcccgcgaactgatagtcagctttgatagtcgctattgtcgaggaagaacctcgaccgcagatgtcacattgatcagcatttaatcgctaaattttgaactattctaatttcagttctaatatcaatgtcacattgtttttcagttctaatttcacatttcttcagttctgatttataaacattggcccgcaagataaaaaaattttctgattttggcccgcgatgaaaagaagttggaccacgctgggcTATATCAACCACAAAATCGTGTGTTTTGGCTTTACCTCAAGACTTCGGATTAGTTTTATAAGCATCATTTTCGTAGATTTAGATTCGTACCATGTAGTACCATTCAAACCTGTATATTTTAGTAGTATCCGATAAGTTGCAAATCATTGAAGTGCAAGTCAGTATGTGGTTATTAAGTGGCGATAACGCCTTTTTGCGATTAAAGTCACACTATTGTGTGACGATACACACAGGCAGTGATTTTAGCTTTTTGGTGCAAGCACAGTCGCAAACAAGTACAGAAAGTATCAAGGAGTGCGTTATTAGTGGTGCAGCAAAGCATGAAGTCGATTAGAACAATAAACTCACTTTGCTAACATTGGAGTTTCCTCTATTTGCGGCCCGCAATGTTCTCCTCAAGCATAATGTGGCCTTTCATGCTTGCAGTCTTGTACCATTCTGCTTCAAACACTTGTGGCATTCGTGATAGCCtaaatattgcaataatttatacaaattggCATTAGcatgagtttttgtatttttctccagtttagataatgtaatgtttgcaaaagctTCGTATTCgtgttaagcagttattcaaacaaggaaTTCTAACCGACATATTGACGCAGATTGAAGTATTTCAAATAGTATTGTTTgcacggcgtaaagtttgagtgtacttgatgaaacGTTCAGATAACGTACAATatatgcgacacgtggttttatggtaacaggtattgttctagtatctttaatcacaatcgtagtttcaaaccaatatgtgatgtagtaagtgtgtcaagtggttttctgtactggtgtaaatcgatttgaattctttgtgatgaaAAGCTTAGAATAACATGGACACATGTACACGTGTGATAGCAGTTAATTTGGCACTCGCTCattggtcaatattttagtatataaaacaagtgttggatttaaatcgccctcttggaaattctcttctctgagttatttcccttgttctgctaaattgaagttattactgaattactatgaaagtgggatcatggtgtaaatattgctaattcgatacaacttattcggacaatataacaactaaactttatgaagttggtgttgatttaagaagcaatatagagacagtaaacgcaacggagtcaaagacaatcattagCGGAGTCAAACAGTCAGACTTGGTTTAGGCCAGTCTAGAAACCAATCAATCCACCACCTGAAAACCCATACACTTATGAGTCATGGGTAGCTTAAATCATGAGGCATTACTTACAACAATAATGTTACTTAGTACGGTTCGCCGTGTGAAAAATTACCTTTAATTTAAGGAAGGCTATTACTATTGAACCGTCAAAATTCAAGTAACCTTTGCATAAGTTAAATCTCTGTTGACTTTAAATCTGACTTCAAACCTAATAGCACCTTAAATCGACTTTGGCATAATCATTCTCTTAactgcctatctttaacaacaggctgcggtgaaatagtcacatCGTAGTCAACTGAACGATTGGTATCAAACACGTGTCAAGGAAGTAGTCagctcaaaatgttttctttgtttaatcTAGGTTACGTTGCACGGTGAAATGATCAGGAAAGGAAGCAATCTTGAAAACGAAATTTGATCGAATTGATCACGAAAGgaaaaaaagaatgaaatatacaaaaaatacgCCTAAATACTACGTAACTAGAAAGATATAAAAAATTGCCACGTAGACATTAgaaaacaactaaaaaaacTAGCTAGCTAAAAATGTCATTTGAATCCCGAATGTCACAAAAGTTATACCCAATAGCACAGCAACTACCCTATAATGAAACTTTACCAACTATTGCAAAATGATCGTGAATTAGGGGATATGGTCTTCAAAACGAAATTTCGTGAAATTAATGTCTTCAAAAAGGTAAgaacaaaatatataaaataagtttgatataaaaataacCATGGAATGCATACAAATCTAAGATACTATAAACATAATTTGTCATTTAGACATAACATGTTGCATACTAACAAATGCTAACCGCACACAAGCTCATACACAGAACCCATCTAGAAACAAAAGTGTTACTTTAACGGAAAACTATCAGCAAATTTAAACGATAAATAAGCAGTCTCGTAATAAAGTTATTcgttaaaagttaaacaacgTCAAAAAGGGCAAGAAAAAGCGAAACCACACAAATTAGTTAAAGAAACACCAAATGAAAACAtgtaacaaaagaaaaataaccTTACAGAAATTActcaaaaagcaaaaacgcTACTCATAAGACTGAAGTAGAGGATGTTGGAGGTCAAGTTCAATTTCTCTTTCTTCCTGAGGAAAGGAATGTCGTGTTGAGAAGCTTCTTTGATGCCCCCTGACCGCGTTCAGGGTTTTTGGAGCAGTAGTTGTCAGTGTGCGCCGAATCACCAGTTGCCCCGCAAAATCGACAAACATGTCTGTTAAAACAGAAGTATTGTTTGTAGTTTATTATtggtaaattaaaaatattccgTAATTGTAATAAACGCAAGCAATCAAGGCAAGCAAAGGTAAAAACTCAAATCAGTTGAAAAACAACTCGTGGCCATGATTATATTATAACTTATCAGCACATGAATTAATACAAAATTATGTTGTTAGAACTGGTGGTCCTAGACGCAATTCAAGTTTGgctttgattatttttctctTTGCGATTTCTCAAGCTAACCTTCGAAGCACAGGACAAGTTACTTTTCCATTGTCGTCCCGAATTTTGTGGCTTATGTAGAACTGCATTGGTTCACCATTGCTTCTGCAGAACACACACAGATTTGAAAGGTTTGGCTGGCTGACGTACCTCCGATGCAGTCTCTGTCACAAAACATTGCAATCGATAGCTTGGTGATAATATGCAACATAACTATCAACAGTAATTGCAGTAAACGCGACAAGTATCTAATTCTGAGCAGCAAACTCTACCTTAGTGAATTACAACATAGTATTGTTTTTTACTTGATTTTGGTGTCCGCGACCTCTTGGGAAGTGCTGCTGCATTCTTCCAAACTCCCTTCTGCTTGCGAAAACCCTAGCACGAAATTATTCTTGGCACATTACACTCATTTACATGagtatttatatttatatttatcacaacCAGCGATAACTggttgcaggtccaggctaatGTTTTAATTTGGTGGGGCTTgcaaacattgtttttcaaGTATCTgttctaaaattttaagctcaaAATTTGCTGTAAAGTTCAGGTGATTGTTTTAGAAAGTACAAGgtttctgtccaaactaagtaCATAGGCAGTCCtagcctagatctcgttgcaagccaaaattcagggaaGTTAACGACGTGGTTTTGCGATAaaagcttcttggtttaatgtactttgcattgaaaagcctatttctCTAAATTGTGCAATGATCCCTTAAGCATTTGGtgtgagaattccagatagGAGAACTTGCTCAAACTACTGCATTCACTTGTCTTctcctacatctcggcggatgcAACAACTCAGCTAGGTGACCAGACTTGTCTTGTAGCCAaggcaaattgaaaaattttactttgcgTTGTTTAACATAGGCCTTCAGATAGGTCTACAGTTACAAAAGCGTAAAATCTATCAGATGgacaaaattttgtctttaGCCTAAACCAAGTTGCTGGTTTTAACTTCTAACTGTATGCTAGGCTACAAGCTATTAGTCAATAGCAAATTTTGCACAGTTGGTATAGATTgacttttttgttcatttactTTATTTACAGAAATGTTAGGACAGTACTCGTGCTTTCTACTCTAAAGCGTGTCTTCTGACAGCAGTAGAAGTTACTGCAAACACGGAGCTTTAATAAGTTAAACTACTTTATTGGAATGCAGGCAGaagaaattactaaaaatcaAACGAAAAAATTGACTAAGGACCAGGTTTGGCTATCCCAAAACGGTTATCCCAGcaaaaaattactgtagtCAGCAAGTATAAAATTTATACAAGTAAAGTAAAggaaaagtaaaagtttatacAAGTATACAAGTATAAAGTTTATACAAGTACATTTATACAAGTAAAAGTACAAGTATAACTTGGggaaaagtataaaattttaCGTTTGCTATACCGATAATATTTGACGTCAGGGATGATAAAAAAGGTAAATCgttataatataatttttttcaatacaaCAGACCCTTTTCGAGTTACCGCCGTCATTTTTTGGGGGTGGCAAAAATTTTTCGATCACCTATACgcaacaatggaaattgtcgacccactttgattcttttttaaattacaaacgttCTGGGCATTGCATTGTAAAGACTTTGCTCAGGTGAGTTGCCTATGAATTCCGTTACGcgataaaaaattataaaaatatattgccTAGTTCTTGTTTTACATTGCTTTGAATCCTACCCAATGGACTTGTCATGTCCGATATGACGTCTAGATACGTGGTCAGAGAAGAATGCAATGTAAAATTCGTAAGAGTTTGCGTGTAATCTGCGGCATTTTGCACAGgctaattttgtttggcaCATCAagcattgtttaaaataatcaactacAAGTAAAGGCAAACCGAATTATTACATTCAAACGCACCAAAGATACCACGCAAACTCTTACGCATTTCACATCGCATGCTAACCTGACCACGTAATGTGACTTCGTATCGAACTAGTCCAGTGTGTAGGATTCTATCcattgtaaaataagaactagaCAACATAGTTTCAATGCTTTTGTCacttaaaggaattcatatgcaactCACGTGATCGAAATCGttacaatccaatgcccagaacgtttgtcatttaaaaaagaatctaAGTGGGTCGACATTTTACAGTGTAAACTGTAAAGTATATTTGATCGAAAACATCTTACCACACAGACAGTAACTCGGTAATGGTCTATTATAGCAAGACGAAacctttaaagtttttgcttCTACTACACCCAGAGGATCCTCTCtacttaaataaataaataaagcactTACCCGGGACCGGGTTGAGCAATTCCTCTTGTAGAAAAACACGAACTGCACCACCTTTGCAGGGTACCTGTCGGTGGACCAACTGGGGATAGGGGTCTAGGCAAGCCTCGTTGGTGTTCAAAATGTAAGGGAGGCAGCAATGGTGCCCTCTGTCCTTGCTGAATGGTTCTTAGGTCTGTAATACTCGCCGACTGCTGACGTTTCGACGAGAAAAACTTCCTACTTGTTTTCCCTCTTGATATTTCATGCCTTGCTTTGCTTGATTCTGGTTTCTCTCTCTTGGTACTAGCTGACATGTTCAAGATTTcccaaataaacttttactttatgAGCACTATGctgcaaaatgaaattcatTTAGGGATGTTCTTATCTGAATACTTGAACATTTCGAATTATTCTAGAATAATTGCAATAGAAATTACAATCAATACTTCAAATGCGATTGACTATCTATCAAGCGATCTTTGAACCTGCATATTGCAACTCAATCGCTGTTAACTCACTAGTATCAGCAGTTGTTAGGCCTACGTTTCAGTATACATATGTTATCAAAGTAAGTTACACCTCAGCAGAATGCGGTAATGATTCCATTATTCTGAAATGAACATCTCTAAGCCTATAGGCACAGACGAGGGTAATAATCTGCCATAAAGCAAAGCTTTTAGTAAAGCAAATGGACCCATCGTAGTCTTCAAAATTGCACATATTTCAACCGCAgtacaaagattttatttggGTGCCAATATGCTTATATTAGCAGTCAAAACAGCCGTACGTTTTCCAGACATCATTTCAGTTAAAACAACCTAGCCTACACTTCGCCAACCCTGAGTcttgacaacattttataCTAAACACATCAACAATATGCAACACATTTACAGTAGTGCCAATAGGGTAGCGTAGAAATACCTGCAATTTCCAAACACCTTACCCAGCTATTCAATTATTTAGCCTGTTTAGGTCATACAACTACACGTCCTTTTAGCCTACTAAGTTACTACTGGCAATCTGGCCAGACTTCCATGCTTCAGTTCGGTACCTTGACACTTTGAGTGTTGCGTCATAGGttcatttgtttcaaaaatattgcaacGTCCGTTGTGTCAAACTGCTACCATAAAAATGTACAACTGattaggcttaccatatttttgtgattgaaaaccgggacgcttcagaacaacgagccctatcagataaatgtggttcatattttactagaagtatgagactattttggattcctatcgtcagggataactgaagtagtaagacaccaagaaaaactaaaataatggattttactaggaaacaaaacaatgttcaagcatttgtaaatttacataatcgtccaatcatacttttctgtagacaatactttcttccagaagtctatattcgactttattttctcataaaaatcacagcaggaaaagtcagttttaattttgcaggtgataacggctttcacattcaaatggtttttgcagaagaaaatgcaaacaagtaacggtaccgtacgaaataagttctttaaaTAACgtaactgcaaaaagatcatctcCTCTTCCTAGCCTAGTATTACTGaacaagcgaatgcgctaacaatcaactcattactggaccaattacgcgctacaatgacgtaacaattactttcacatttaacacaacgaaacaagaacacgcatagagtattgcttttcagcaagttggctaaacagaacaatcacagcatgctaatattcgtgtagtgtaGGGCAACGCTGGCTgagtaaatgccaaagcgggacttttagttgactgaccgagacgccgggacaaagcctttaaaagcgggtctgtcccggctaaaacgggacgtatggtaagcctacaACTGATGGAACTTGTAAGGTCTGCGGCATTACAGAGGTGAAAGCATTGAAATGGGTAAGACCGTTTGGAATGCAAAACCAAAGCCTAGCCAGAAACAGTCGTTTCGCTTTTCGATGTTTTCTTGCAAAAGCTTAAGTAGAAAAATATACCCTTTCCGAATCTGAGTGACAAGATTTTGTCTATCGGCCATGCCTAGGGATGTGCATTTCAGAATATCCAATTCTTGAGAACTGAATCTAAAACTATTCGGTTCTTCTTTTTGGAACAGGCAGTGTTCTAATTACAATCATTGCCCACAAAGGTTTTGATTTACATCGTATAATCTTTTCGAAGACGATTATTGTACACGGTTTCACTCAAGGCAATCGTTACTAAACACTcaaattattataattttgaaaagattcAACCGTGAAGGCGATTAATGCACGGAATCGCAGCGAAGGAAAAAAGCGGCAAGGGTATGTGTGACGGCACGTGCGTTCGAATAAGTTTGTCATAAGAGGAATGAACGCAAACACAAAGGTCATTGTTGAATAGGCAATCAAGAAAGATTTGAACACCACTaaacgatttgtttttaaaaacatacttgCATGGAATGGCGTGTAAGCCGATTTTCAATTACACCTTGCTTTCATGGATTTCATATTACGTtagttttattcacatttggACGGTTATGCATGATTCACTGCAACGTCACCATAAGCAAAAATGTAAAGTACGTGCAGCTCTGCTTTCAGTTACGAAACTACTGGAATTAATATCAAGAATGCTACGCCGATCTCATCTCGCAGAAAACCAATGTGTAGGAATCAAAATaagcactgtaaaataaaaactaggcTACCTTCATTcgatattttttctttcttgcttaaagaaatttatatgCTACCCACCTGAGCAAAGCATTTGCAAGTCACTGCCCAGAacgcttgcaatttaaaaatgaatcAAAGCGGGtcaacaatttccattgttataAGTATAGGCGATCGGAAAAATCTTTACTCAAGTGCATAAATGATgcaatgattgattgattgattgcaATGTGCAAAAATGATTGTTTCTTCTGCAACTGACTACGTGCTGCAAAACGAATAAAGAATCGCTGCATAAAACTTGTGACACAATTTTCACAATTATCCTTATTTTGTATTACTAGTACAAACAAATTGTTTAGAAAACAATTGTATCTAACCTTTTTTTCGAAGCAGTTGACATGCCATCACGTTCATGTGCACAGTTCATaaactgtattttattttgttcttatGCTGATAACGTTACacataatttgttttatgcGTTTAGGCGTCATTCGCGCAGTAACGAAGACTTGTGCTGTATATACGTCAgtgcttctcaaactttttttgcggCGACCCAAATATTAAACGTAAATTAATAGCGATGCTGAGGCGACCCAACTTTTTTTGCCCAAAAATTGggtatttacaaatatttagtgTTGACTCGAACGTAGCTAATCTAAAGTCTCACAGCAAATAATCATCACCATGCTTCTTCACTTGTGTTTCCGCAACAATGCACTACGACGTCAACAAACAGTCAATATGCAATGAATAGAGTAAGGTACTAGTTATCGACCGGCTTTGTGGACTAGTTTAATTGGCGACGGCTACCCACTTTTGGGTCGCGGCCCAGGGGCTGAGAAGCACTAATATAAGTTAACATAAAACGTTATATTAGCATTGACCGAAAAAGTTTTTCGGCTGGATTGAGTCAACGATCACTTGGAATGACTGAAACATTTACGGCTAATCGGAATCATGCAACACGAGCAAGAGATTTGTGTGTATTAAACTTGGGAGAAAACATCTGGCTTGTAATTGTTCTAACATTGAAATCTGAAATGAAAATCCTGTTTCTGTCAATCTCTATAACGTTTTTCTTCCGTTTTGTTTGTGGTGTAAATATTTGCATGTTTCGAAACAGAGATAAACGAATTCGGCACTGCGATGTCTAGAAATAGTATGATCGAGATAGGAtctaaaactttttatcactCTACGACTGAGAGCCATAGAACTCTCTCGCTTACAACTGGATTCACCTAGTTTTAAGTGCTATAAAACGTATTTAGTTAGTTAAATTTTGTTCACTGTTAATGGCAAGCAGTGCTGTACTTGTGCAGATAAAGCGTTTTACTGAATTccatataaaaaaaaactgcgcTTTGCATCCATAAATCACTCCTGACCTAACTATAACGATCATATAAAACCACCAGCAATTTGTCAGGAAATGCGATGTGTGCAAGAGCATACAACATAGCTTCGCGGTCTTGAAAATCACGGTGAATTTTCAATACAATTTATTCGACTGCGGACGCTTGTTTACCGGATTTATGGAAAGCtttgttatttgctttttcttaCCAATACGTTCTATTAGTCTTGTCGCATTGATTGCATGAACATGATCCTAATATGTTGTCAGTTTACAAAGTTTGAGAAGCACTGATTTAAAGTTTGGATTAGTGTTGGATTTGTTAGTCCATTATAAAATAATTGCTTTCAGCAGCTTACAAAGACGCGTGCGTAGTGGGCAACGTGTGGTGATCTCGTTTTAGAAAAGAAACGTTGTTTGTTAAGCGAAAAAGTAATTTCTTACTAACAGACTAGACTCAGCTTACATTGTTCAGCTTATTAAgcatttgtttgcaaagaCTACGCACATACCTGTATCTCGGTCTTTATCAAGATAGACGGGACCGCTGTAGCATATGATAAACCAGTTAACAGTTACTTTTTGCTGGATTGACATGTAAGTACGTTAGTTGGATTATGGGTAACGAAAATACAGCACTACACAAACTGAAGTTAAGTAAGGTAAATAAATAGCTTATATGTTTAAAGTATTTCGGTTTACGTTGTCAGCAAGCAAAGTGTTTCTTATGTGGACGTTAGCATGAATAAAGTGCAAAAAACAGTTGGATAGCATGTTTTGCAGTGTTATATTAACCTACAATTATAACAAACGCAATTGTACGGTGTTTCTGTCTCTAAACCGCAGTATTTCTAGTACAACGAGAACGATCAAATGCTAACCTTTAGTTACCTATACAAAGTTGTTGAGCGTTAGCGAACCGTTACAAGAAAGGTACTGGCGTTAGTTTACTGCTGACAAAACTAATCACAACAATTTCGGCGACT
The Clavelina lepadiformis chromosome 4, kaClaLepa1.1, whole genome shotgun sequence DNA segment above includes these coding regions:
- the LOC143452208 gene encoding uncharacterized protein LOC143452208; its protein translation is MSASTKREKPESSKARHEISRGKTSRKFFSSKRQQSASITDLRTIQQGQRAPLLPPLHFEHQRGLPRPLSPVGPPTGTLQRWCSSCFSTRGIAQPGPGVFASRREFGRMQQHFPRGRGHQNQRLHRRYVSQPNLSNLCVFCRSNGEPMQFYISHKIRDDNGKVTCPVLRRHVCRFCGATGDSAHTDNYCSKNPERGQGASKKLLNTTFLSSGRKRN